The Myxococcus guangdongensis genome contains a region encoding:
- a CDS encoding ABC transporter permease, with translation MKALLIARRELSGYLRTLSGYVVIAVILALNGLFFNAYALGGASKRSAEVLSQFFYYSSGFTIVASVFISMRLLAEERQTGTLPLLYSSPLRDRDIVLGKFLAGFAFLALYVLCTLYMPVLVLVNGKVSWGHVGAGYLGLLLLGSASLAVGTFGSALAKNQLLAAITSAVMLVALILCWLLARITEQPLADVFSAMSLWNQHFPPFQSGLVHVRDVVYYLVVTYVALFAATRVLEARRWR, from the coding sequence GTGAAGGCGCTGCTCATCGCCCGCCGCGAGCTGTCTGGCTACCTGCGCACGCTCAGCGGCTACGTCGTCATCGCGGTCATCCTCGCGTTGAACGGCCTGTTCTTCAACGCGTACGCCCTGGGCGGCGCGAGCAAGCGCTCCGCCGAGGTGCTCTCGCAGTTCTTCTATTACTCGAGCGGCTTCACCATCGTCGCCTCGGTGTTCATCTCCATGCGCCTGCTCGCCGAGGAGCGACAGACGGGCACGCTGCCCCTGTTGTACTCCTCGCCGCTGCGCGACAGGGACATCGTGCTGGGCAAGTTCCTGGCGGGCTTCGCGTTCCTGGCGCTGTACGTGCTGTGCACGCTGTACATGCCGGTGCTGGTGCTGGTGAACGGCAAGGTGTCCTGGGGCCACGTGGGCGCCGGCTACCTGGGGTTGTTGCTGCTCGGCAGCGCGTCCCTGGCGGTGGGCACCTTCGGCTCGGCGCTGGCGAAGAACCAGCTGCTCGCGGCGATTACGTCCGCGGTGATGCTGGTGGCGCTCATCCTCTGCTGGTTGCTCGCGCGCATCACCGAGCAGCCGCTGGCGGACGTGTTCAGCGCGATGTCGCTGTGGAACCAGCACTTCCCGCCGTTCCAATCGGGGCTCGTCCACGTGCGTGACGTCGTCTACTACCTGGTGGTCACCTACGTGGCGCTGTTCGCGGCCACGCGGGTGCTCGAGGCGCGGAGGTGGCGATGA
- a CDS encoding ABC transporter ATP-binding protein, giving the protein MIQVEGLTKYYGEHAAIRDLAFTIGQGEVIGFLGLNGAGKSTTLKVLGCVLLPTAGRVVIDGHDVVSNAHEVRQRIGYLPDVPPLYEEMTVGEYLAYVAQLRGVTAKDTPARVGEAEEKTGLREVDGELISTLSHGYRQRVGVAQALVHKPALLILDEPTSGLDPRQIVEMRDVIRGLKGTHTVLVSSHILPEISQTCDRLLIIHKGALVAQGTEEELGRKMGGGGSVEVEVRGDSARAVEVLRPFGEVEVGSSRDGLVALTLRASPDVRPRVAQAVVGAGLELLRLDVGAGHLESIFLKLTHGQEVRA; this is encoded by the coding sequence ATGATTCAGGTCGAAGGGCTGACCAAGTACTACGGTGAGCACGCGGCCATCCGGGACCTGGCCTTCACCATCGGCCAGGGTGAGGTCATCGGCTTCCTCGGCCTCAATGGCGCGGGCAAGTCGACGACGTTGAAGGTCCTGGGGTGCGTGCTGTTGCCGACCGCCGGCCGCGTCGTCATCGACGGCCATGACGTGGTGAGCAACGCCCACGAGGTGCGCCAGCGCATCGGCTACCTCCCGGACGTGCCGCCGCTCTACGAGGAGATGACGGTGGGCGAGTACCTGGCCTACGTCGCGCAACTGCGTGGCGTGACGGCCAAGGACACCCCCGCGCGCGTGGGCGAGGCCGAGGAGAAGACGGGGCTGCGCGAGGTGGACGGCGAGCTCATCTCCACGCTCAGCCACGGCTACCGCCAGCGCGTGGGCGTGGCGCAGGCGCTGGTGCACAAGCCCGCGCTGCTCATCCTCGACGAGCCGACGAGCGGCCTGGACCCGCGGCAAATCGTGGAGATGCGCGACGTCATCCGTGGGTTGAAGGGCACGCACACGGTGCTCGTCTCCAGCCACATCCTCCCGGAAATCTCCCAGACGTGTGACCGCCTGCTCATCATCCACAAGGGCGCGCTGGTGGCGCAGGGGACGGAGGAGGAGCTGGGCCGGAAGATGGGCGGCGGAGGCTCCGTCGAGGTGGAGGTGCGAGGGGACTCCGCGCGCGCCGTCGAGGTGCTGCGGCCCTTCGGTGAGGTGGAGGTGGGAAGCTCCCGCGATGGGCTGGTGGCGCTGACGCTGCGCGCGTCGCCGGACGTGCGGCCCAGGGTGGCGCAGGCGGTGGTGGGCGCGGGGCTGGAGTTGTTGCGACTGGACGTGGGCGCGGGACACCTGGAGTCCATCTTCCTCAAGCTGACGCATGGTCAGGAGGTGCGCGCGTGA